GATTGGTGTGCCGCAAACAATCTAtctctcaataaaaataaaaccacTGACATCAATTtcagttttaatagaaattcaaatGAGCCTCCCCTTAAATTTTTGGGTCTTCACTTAGACCAATGTTTGTCATGGAATGCTCATCTAGATTATATATCTGGCAGATTGGGCAAGGGCATGTACATGTTACGAAGATTCAGTGCAACTGTTAATTCATCTGTTCTACTGAATGTTTATTTTGCACACATCCAAAGTGTTTTAATGTATGGTATAACTCTTTGGGGGAACAGTGTGAAAGccaaatcaatatttatactccaAAAAAAGGCAGTaagaataatttccaatatGCCATCTAAAACACACTGTAAGCCGCTTTTTGTCAACCTTCGGATATTAACTGTACCATCATTATATGTCCTATATGTATTATGTTATGTGCATAGTAATTTGAATAGATATAAAAGAAACAGTACCTTCCACCAATTTAATACAAGAAACAGTCATAAACTGAGAGTTCAACAATACTCacacacaaaatcacaaaacaaTGTATATTATGTCAGTCAAGTTATACAATCATACTCCCGACCATCTAAAGCAGCTGCCACTCAATAAATTTAAGCGTGTTTTAAAAGAATTATTACTTGCTAAGTGCTTGTACACTATAGGTGAATATTTTGAGGTTGACTGGAGTTAAGTGTTACAATGCTGTAGCCTACATCCTAACATTTAGTATATTTTTTACTAATAGCTTTAAGTTTTGTTGTGAACCTTTCATTGTTTTATGTTGTCTGACAATGGTCCatgtattattgtaatatttatgaccaataaaatatttatttatttataatcagaTATTTATTAGAAGAAGCATCATAAATATTCGTAAAGTCATGGACGGTaccaatatatttatttgtctATTCATATTTACatcaaaaaaaaatgtttgtaataCTGTTGTTAGTGCTACTAGGTGGTGCTTGAAATAATCGTTTAAAAGCTTACCGTACTTTTTGATTACTTTAAAATCATTATTCGAATTTTCAGGGGGAAAGGTTCCGAACTACACTCTGGGAAAGTTCGTTTGTTGATAAGCCTAAATGGTACCGATCTTCAATGCTCATCATAATGATCCGCAACTCAAAAGAATTGGAAATGAAGCCATTCGGATTCTACGTTTTGAATTTGAGAactttctctatggtaaaatattatttagttACGGTAAAGTTATTCAAATTTCGATGCtagttcatttttaattgataaattatttatcccaagtcccggttgcacaaaatactgttaaattttaaGCGTAATTACATCCATAAGAACCATTCAGGGAAGCCTACTGTGATTGGTTCCCGTGGCCTTTAGactagggccacacgagcgcacatagtgcgtccgttgcaacttactttttacGGCCGTCACCAATGACAGCACACGAGTGTTAAGTGTGGTGCGTCAACGTCAGTTGGCTTTACGCAGTTGAACCAGACGGAGCAATAACTTTTGCATGTCTCGACGTGCGTTGTAGAATTTctgcgcagttcaaaaatcaccgtcCGTTTCGACGTATATTGTCACCAATTCGTTGTATTTCTACAACGGACGTCAtaaagtaagttgcaacggacaCACTTTGCTCTCTCGTGTGGCCCCAGCCTTATCTTGATTAATatctggcttttgtgcaacaggacCTAAGAGATTAATCACGTGTAGCCCTTAGCCTATCCAATCATATTTCTACTCGATGCTGGGTTCATCATAGTTttcatttactcatttattatctactttcaaaatttcttgtaatgaatttcaaaacaaattataaaagtatGATTAGATGaaaatcaattatgaaaaaataactAGTATTCGACTCAAcctaatagaaatattataaaaatacttagACTATTATACTTTCAGGatgtaaaatatattatatttcatttatttcaggTCATGAAAGCAGCTTATTCTTACTTCAATATGCTCAACTCTCTGAAGAAGAGaatatgaaattttgaatagaaaTTATAGTATGTTATagatcaatttattgaaataataaatatgtcATTATATCCCACTtggtttttcaatatttttcccaaagaacaaaattaaatgaaaatatgattCCTCTGagataaaactgagaaaaattatacaataatgataattataatctgGAAGAATGGCTACAacatcatttattttattctttgatGTACCGTAATCAACCAAGCTATAGAACACCGAGAAATAGATCaggataatcattattagccaccctattgaaatttctggtcagaaaccatccccaatattcacacaacatattcccaaagtttcatgccgttatgtcaagtatttttcaagtcataatAGTATAGCTGTAACTAGTTCTCTAGTACTCAAATTTTCTTATACTTATGTTATCTTGTACCCTTATATTCATGTTGTCTTGATTACTTTGTTAACTTGTCCCACTTCTCACTGTAGACTAATAATTACAGTACAGTTGATAttgttataatttatcaaattttcttACTTTTATGTTATTAGCTCcggaatttttaaaatatcaataaaagtcATCCTActcgaattttccattgaattTAAGCATAAAATCCTCTCTAttgttttaaaattgattaaactcgaaaaatttatcatttattctgACAAGCGCTTAGTTGAAGTACGCGCTTCTTCCATCACATCGTTTTTAGTTATACTTTCTAGCGCTAGATGGTGCAGGGAACTTCTATATCATCGCTTGGGCTTGGCTTTCATCAGCTTTTGTCAATCCAACTTCAGCATAATAGTGGAGTTAACGAAAAGATATAGACGGAATCGTTTGAAATGCGATATTTTTGATCCCCCatagttctgtttagggtagtaaggaggaaGTAGGGTAGTATAATAGGTAGTAGGGTAGTACATAAAAAAATCCCCACCACTCTACCCTGTgcaaaggggtgggggtggttcaaagaattaaaaaaactaaaatttatatTGGGAATGTATAAGtttcagcattcctcataaataacacCAGCTATCcctattcaaccaatgctaACAATTTGACATGAATCTAACCAACTATACTGTAGGCCCTACTGATGTAGGCCTAGGCCTACCACTACAAAGAAAGTTTATACTgaattactatttctgttaaaaatgatatttttattgtactttttcatgtttttcagtttatacgtatctaaaaaatattacattaaaatacattaataaagCCAGAAGTTCTCTACTTAAATACCTAGACCTACATTATCATAAGACAGTCTTTTTAACAGTGAATTTGGGACTAGCATCTAGGGAAATAGGATTTTTTTCATGATAGGGAGCATAAAGAAGACGACTGTTCTGATGACACTTGTGGCGTTTGTCAGATTGTCATCGGTTGGCTTTGTCTTTCGCAGCACCTCACAACTATTACTCATCCTGATCTTGGTGACTTCCATCCTGcaaaaattcagaaaaaatgtcaaagaatcatttcttcaaattaaacTGCACAGTAACTTCTTATTTCTATTATAACTGCACATTGTTAACAAGCGGCAAAAAAGCGTATAGTGAGAATCATTTTGAActatcaaaattttatataacttGGATATAATCcatagaaggagaaaaagaaaaaagagaagaagaaggaggagaaaaaggaggaggtggtgaaggagaagaagaagaagaagaagaagaagaagaagaaggagaagaagaaaaggaaaacggaaaaaagcaggaggagaataaggaggaggtggcggaaaaggaaaaggaggaggggAGCGAAACgataagaacaaaaaaaagtaaaaaggaggagaagaagaaggaaaagaagaagaaaaaggaggtgaagaagaaggagtaggacaggagaaagaagaagatggagaagaaagaaggaggagagaaggaggaggagaagaaaaagaagaagaagaagaacaagcacaaggaggagaagaagaagttgaaggaaaggttctagcatagagaaacaatagcgtacgcagatatcccatagtatagggcgtttatgttgcgactttcactgttatatcaagccgattactgtcgattattgtcgaattttactgttttgaccaggtaagagtgtatgaacggcacaatatgagagactacgagcgacataaagcttcacaggaaagaactacgtggactatcagcttgagataacagtaaaagttgcgacataaacgccctatatataccatgggatatctacttatgctattgtttctctatggttttagttatgcaaaatattatgaaaaatgaaatacacTTCAACTATTCATCTATAGTGATTTAATTTGAACTGTCAGGTTTCAGCATTTCTTCtttagaagaaggaggaggagaaggagaagaagaagagacgaaAAGATGATGACGCAGTTCGGTCAGTATAAGTGACGAAATCATTAATGACCTTTAAATCTTTACCTAGAACGACAAAAGTATCATGCGAGTAGCTAAAATTCGGTTAACTGATGAAAGGGCTGATATTCAATCACTTCCTCCATAGTTTCtgataaatttcaactcaacaCAGCAGCTATTACTCTTTATTTTACTTTACTTGTACGTCATAAGTTTCACATGTTTCATTTACTTGTCGACGAACCTAATCTTCGTAATCTTCAATGATTTCCTTCCATTCAAATTTAATGTTAAGCTAGTATATAAAAGTGAGATCCACTGTCATCATCCCTTATGAATTCCATCAATGCTTTACATCCATCCAATGCTGAAACCTGACAGTTCAAATTGAATCACTATGGTAGAATCGTTGAAGCGTATACCatttttccataatattttaCATAACTAAAATCTTTCCTTCATCTTGACAAGAATATGagctgtatttatttatttaaataattcaaaataaattaatttcaaagcaATAATATCCTTGCACATCCACACCACGTGTACATGTGTATCAATTCCAATTTGAATACAATTTTCCCGTAAACATTCATATCCTCCCACAATCTCGTTTACAAGAAAAACACATTTTATCTCATCTTCTTCAGATTATCATACAGGAAAACATATGATTACCcccattttttcttttaaataaaGCTGCATGATCATAATAGTGTGAGGAATACAGAGCTTATGTAACAAACATAATACTTCGAGCTAAGCATGATTTTTCCctaaatattcataatttttgttCAAAAGCATGTAAGCCtgcgattcatttcaaactgacaTTTGAACATTTGTAGAATGGAAAGCGTTGTTATGAAGAATACTGACAATCTATTGACGtaagtataatataatacactctttatattataaagagtgggtgaaaagtccgataATGGCTTAATATCTCttacacaaaggttatttgacggtgggtgtgattggggatcctactaaaattgaaaatactactttactatgacttcaaaaatctggtccgccatcttggatccgccatattgaatgcaactttattttttaaatgggaaggttatcatgcgatacatgattttgatacgaaatttcaagagaaaatggaTGATGAaagccgcacatcgatatctcaaaccgttcagaagatattcacattattaatcaataccacttatgtatttcatttctgatatgcatgatattgaataataatgtgaatatcttctgaacggtttgggATATCGATATTCGttttccgccattcattttttcttgaaattgcgtatcgaaatcatgcatggcatgaccaccttcctatttaaaaaaataaagttgcattcaatattgttggagccagctctagttttcatttttcgtttttgaattggacgcgcgctcctcgatcagttcgtatttctttcacttgagtgcgtcgcgctcactagccggtaggttttttctttcagttcagtctcgcttcgtaatagcttgcctcgagtcgggaattgataattactattcgtcgatcattcccagaagaaaatcgttcttcaaattattattttttcgttaatgttaaatcgtacaccataaacctacgtttggaagagtgtttgccaaactccctttagttgaaagttttaaactattatttttcgattggaaagttcaccgatctatagtctttaaagacattgtaaatatctcgtcagaaatatatgtgcaacgttatatgatggaagccgaatttaccaacagtagatgacaattaagcttgccttttcaccatccttgattcatctcctacctcggggacacctgaataccttacctgagagttgtaagctcaataatataaatattacattaggtactctgcaggttttcggtgagttgttcttttatatattcattgcatgtact
The genomic region above belongs to Nilaparvata lugens isolate BPH chromosome 5, ASM1435652v1, whole genome shotgun sequence and contains:
- the LOC111057536 gene encoding uncharacterized protein LOC111057536; the protein is MNRDYEMMYTIYNNTICFQICVCLYSSVKMDDLVLKVQNILLIIPLAGILFLYCFYAQEMLNEGERFRTTLWESSFVDKPKWYRSSMLIIMIRNSKELEMKPFGFYVLNLRTFSMVMKAAYSYFNMLNSLKKRI